In a single window of the Tepidamorphus gemmatus genome:
- a CDS encoding pyrimidine 5'-nucleotidase, giving the protein MTTGPLARSFAGVETWIFDLDNTLYPPHSNLFAQVDRKMGEFISNLLGVDPVEAKAIQKQFYRDYGTTLRGLMTVHGVDPHEFLAYVHDIDHSPIEPDPALGAALALLPGRKFVLTNGSRAHAQSVVARLGIESHFEDMFDIVAADFEPKPARPPYERFIARYGIDPSRAAMFEDLPRNLEVPRALGMRTVLVVARPGTPAETLAFRQRWETEVGDGGYIDHVTDDLADFLVSAVEGRATGAAAIDSRPVAR; this is encoded by the coding sequence GTGACGACCGGGCCGCTGGCAAGGAGCTTCGCCGGGGTCGAGACCTGGATCTTCGATCTCGACAACACGCTCTATCCGCCGCACTCGAACCTGTTTGCACAGGTCGACCGCAAGATGGGCGAGTTCATCTCGAACCTGCTTGGGGTCGATCCGGTCGAGGCCAAGGCGATCCAGAAGCAGTTCTATCGCGACTACGGCACGACCCTGCGCGGGCTGATGACCGTCCACGGGGTCGATCCGCACGAGTTTCTCGCCTATGTGCACGACATCGACCATTCACCGATCGAGCCGGATCCGGCGCTGGGCGCGGCGCTGGCGCTGCTTCCGGGCCGCAAGTTCGTGCTGACCAACGGCTCCCGCGCCCATGCCCAGTCGGTGGTCGCCCGGCTCGGCATCGAGAGCCATTTCGAGGACATGTTCGACATCGTCGCGGCCGACTTCGAGCCGAAGCCGGCGCGGCCGCCCTATGAGAGGTTCATCGCCCGCTACGGCATCGACCCGTCCCGCGCGGCGATGTTCGAGGACCTGCCACGCAACCTCGAGGTCCCTCGCGCGCTCGGCATGCGCACCGTGCTCGTGGTCGCCAGGCCCGGCACCCCGGCCGAGACGCTGGCCTTCCGGCAGCGCTGGGAAACCGAGGTCGGCGACGGCGGCTATATCGACCATGTCACCGACGATCTGGCCGACTTCCTGGTCAGCGCGGTGGAGGGGCGTGCCACGGGCGCGGCTGCGATTGACAGCCGGCCGGTCGCCCGCTAA